In Blautia sp. SC05B48, a single genomic region encodes these proteins:
- the glf gene encoding UDP-galactopyranose mutase translates to MYDYLVVGSGLYGAIFAHEAKKTGKTVLVVDKRPNIAGNVYTEKTEGINVHKYGAHIFHTNNKKVWNYITQFAEFNRFTNSPVANYKGELYSLPFNMYTFNKMWGVVTPEEAAAKIEEQRKEAGITEPKNLEEQAISLVGRDIYEKLIKGYTEKQWGRDCRDLPSFIIKRLPVRLTFDNNYFNALYQGIPVGGYTKMVANLLEGIEIRLNTDYLENKDELDAMAEKVVYTGPIDAYFDYKLGTLEYRSVRFETETLDKPNFQGNAAVNYTDRETPWTRIIEHKWFEFGKDEEGNDLPKTVISREFSSEWKPGDEPYYPVNDEKNGALYAEYKKLAEAETNVIFGGRLGEYKYYDMDQVIAAVLDRCEKELH, encoded by the coding sequence ATGTACGATTATTTAGTAGTAGGTTCCGGCTTATACGGAGCAATCTTTGCACACGAGGCAAAAAAAACAGGAAAGACAGTTCTTGTAGTAGACAAGCGACCGAATATTGCAGGAAATGTCTACACAGAGAAAACAGAAGGTATTAACGTACATAAATATGGAGCACATATCTTCCATACAAACAACAAAAAAGTATGGAATTATATCACTCAGTTTGCAGAGTTCAACAGATTTACAAACAGTCCGGTTGCCAATTATAAAGGGGAGCTTTACAGTCTTCCTTTTAATATGTATACATTTAATAAAATGTGGGGTGTGGTAACACCAGAGGAAGCAGCAGCGAAGATTGAGGAGCAGAGAAAAGAAGCTGGAATTACAGAACCAAAAAATCTGGAAGAGCAGGCAATTTCACTGGTCGGGCGTGACATTTATGAAAAGCTGATCAAGGGTTATACAGAGAAGCAGTGGGGACGTGACTGCAGGGATCTTCCTTCGTTTATCATTAAACGTCTGCCGGTTCGTCTGACATTTGATAATAACTATTTTAATGCTTTATATCAGGGTATCCCAGTTGGTGGTTACACGAAGATGGTAGCAAATCTTCTGGAGGGTATTGAGATTCGTTTGAATACAGATTATCTGGAAAACAAAGATGAATTAGATGCGATGGCTGAAAAAGTAGTTTACACAGGTCCGATCGATGCATATTTTGATTATAAGCTTGGTACACTGGAATATCGTTCCGTGCGTTTTGAAACAGAAACTTTGGATAAACCGAATTTCCAGGGAAATGCAGCTGTGAATTATACGGACCGGGAAACTCCATGGACGCGTATCATTGAGCATAAGTGGTTTGAATTTGGCAAGGATGAGGAAGGTAATGATCTTCCAAAAACAGTGATCAGTCGGGAGTTCAGTTCTGAATGGAAGCCGGGAGATGAGCCGTATTATCCTGTTAATGATGAAAAGAACGGAGCTCTTTACGCAGAGTATAAAAAGCTGGCAGAAGCTGAGACAAATGTGATTTTTGGCGGACGTCTTGGTGAATATAAATACTATGACATGGATCAGGTTATTGCAGCTGTATTGGATCGCTGCGAAAAGGAATTACATTAA
- a CDS encoding acyltransferase family protein — MENTNKNNIYWQEDKDILRIILVVLVVIGHGTYYNITTKFGGINYGTMMSDAFISDTMFHKITSILTNFIYTFHMPAFIALSGSLFSLKKNINTRGTIIKKAKRLLIPFIAVWLFWNLPVKYFSGYYHGVSIRGMLLQLIFPSCVYLWYLECLFFVFVIASFVCKLETKKQIVIVGFCWCIGVILYKGLGQYHVLGDPLYYLLWFYLGYRLENMIEWLKKHNIWKDSSMLCLFGLVCLSFIVDKIVKIHFFHFFSSYIVCPFLMLIVLNYMVRHIKINGRAVKSLSDYGMGIYLYAEPLNYLFLFWFYRFCGIEFFGSEFGAAIIYFSRIVITPIIAIGITWILKRFNLKYLY, encoded by the coding sequence ATGGAAAATACAAACAAAAACAACATATATTGGCAAGAAGATAAGGATATATTAAGAATTATATTGGTAGTTTTGGTGGTTATAGGTCACGGGACATATTATAATATAACTACAAAATTTGGAGGCATTAATTACGGAACTATGATGTCAGATGCGTTTATATCTGATACAATGTTTCATAAAATTACAAGCATTTTAACAAATTTTATTTATACATTTCATATGCCAGCATTTATAGCGTTATCTGGAAGTCTTTTTTCATTGAAAAAGAATATTAATACCAGAGGAACTATTATTAAAAAGGCAAAAAGGTTACTGATTCCATTTATTGCTGTATGGCTTTTCTGGAATTTACCTGTTAAATATTTTTCGGGTTATTACCATGGTGTTAGTATAAGGGGAATGCTATTGCAGTTGATTTTTCCTTCATGTGTATATTTATGGTATTTAGAATGTTTGTTTTTTGTGTTTGTCATTGCAAGTTTTGTTTGTAAATTAGAAACAAAAAAGCAAATAGTTATAGTTGGCTTTTGTTGGTGTATAGGAGTAATCTTATATAAAGGATTGGGTCAATATCACGTTTTGGGAGATCCTTTATATTATCTTTTATGGTTTTATTTGGGATATAGATTGGAAAATATGATTGAGTGGTTGAAAAAACATAATATTTGGAAGGATTCATCGATGTTATGTTTGTTTGGGCTGGTATGTTTATCTTTTATTGTTGATAAGATAGTAAAGATTCATTTTTTCCATTTTTTTAGTTCGTATATTGTATGTCCATTTCTTATGTTGATAGTTTTAAACTATATGGTAAGGCATATAAAAATAAATGGTAGAGCAGTAAAGTCATTGAGTGACTATGGAATGGGAATATATTTGTATGCAGAACCATTAAATTATTTATTTTTGTTTTGGTTTTATCGTTTTTGTGGAATTGAATTTTTTGGTTCAGAGTTCGGGGCAGCAATAATATATTTTTCAAGAATTGTTATAACACCAATAATAGCAATAGGTATTACATGGATATTAAAAAGATTTAATTTGAAATATTTATATTAA
- a CDS encoding flippase, which yields MKKKSIKLNFIMNIILTMSSFIFPLITFPYVSRVLLPVGIGKVSMATSVITYFSMFAQLGIPTYGIRACAKVRDNREKLSKVAQELLIINIIMSMISYMVLIVLLFYVPKFRCEKELYVVLSFNIILTSIGMEWLYKALEQYTYITVRSVIFKFIALIFMFFLVHKQTDYVIYGGITIFAASASNILNLINAHKFINLKAVGNYNFRRHLKPVLIFFAMSCATTIYTNLDTVMLGFMTTDTDVGYYNAAVKIKVILVSVVTSLGTVLLPRASYYIQKGELKEFHRITKKALNFVFLIATPLFVYFIYFAKEGIFFLSGNNYVGSIIPMQVIMPTLLLIGITNILGIQILVPTGREKIVLYSEIVGAIVDVIINALLIPVYASTGAAIGTLVAEFAVFVVQFYALKDEILNTFRQIHYIKILIALSAGSIVSLWVKILNLGYFFSLVISSLLFGGAYGLVLLILKEELFLEIFNTIKNKIK from the coding sequence ATGAAAAAGAAATCAATAAAACTAAATTTTATTATGAATATAATTCTGACAATGTCTTCTTTCATTTTTCCATTGATTACTTTTCCGTACGTATCAAGAGTTTTATTGCCAGTTGGAATAGGAAAAGTGTCGATGGCAACATCTGTTATTACATATTTTTCTATGTTTGCTCAATTAGGTATTCCTACATATGGAATTCGGGCATGTGCAAAAGTTAGGGATAATCGTGAGAAACTTTCCAAGGTGGCACAGGAACTTTTGATTATTAATATAATTATGAGTATGATTTCTTATATGGTATTGATTGTATTGTTGTTTTATGTACCTAAATTTAGATGTGAAAAAGAATTGTATGTAGTATTGAGTTTTAACATTATTTTGACATCTATCGGCATGGAATGGTTATATAAAGCCTTGGAACAGTATACTTATATCACAGTACGATCAGTTATTTTCAAATTTATCGCACTGATTTTTATGTTCTTTCTTGTACATAAACAGACGGATTATGTTATTTATGGTGGAATAACAATTTTTGCAGCTTCTGCATCGAATATTTTAAATTTGATTAATGCACATAAATTTATAAATCTGAAGGCTGTTGGAAATTACAATTTTAGACGACACCTAAAACCAGTATTGATATTCTTTGCTATGTCATGTGCAACAACAATATATACAAATCTTGATACGGTAATGTTGGGATTTATGACAACAGATACAGATGTGGGATACTATAATGCAGCAGTAAAAATTAAAGTAATCCTTGTGAGTGTTGTAACATCATTGGGGACAGTATTGTTGCCCAGAGCATCTTATTATATACAAAAAGGAGAATTGAAAGAGTTCCATAGAATTACAAAAAAGGCATTGAATTTTGTCTTTTTAATAGCAACACCTTTGTTTGTATATTTCATCTATTTTGCAAAAGAAGGGATTTTCTTTTTGTCAGGTAATAATTATGTTGGATCTATTATACCCATGCAGGTGATTATGCCAACTCTTTTATTAATTGGTATTACAAATATACTTGGAATTCAGATACTTGTACCAACAGGACGAGAGAAAATTGTATTATATTCTGAGATCGTTGGTGCTATCGTGGATGTCATTATTAATGCATTATTGATTCCGGTTTATGCATCAACAGGAGCTGCAATAGGTACATTAGTTGCTGAGTTTGCAGTTTTTGTTGTCCAGTTTTATGCGCTAAAAGATGAAATTTTGAATACTTTTCGACAGATACATTATATAAAAATATTAATTGCATTGTCTGCCGGTAGTATTGTATCTTTGTGGGTGAAAATATTAAATTTAGGATATTTTTTTTCATTAGTAATATCATCCCTTCTTTTTGGGGGTGCATATGGACTTGTATTACTGATTTTGAAAGAAGAACTGTTTCTTGAAATTTTTAATACGATAAAAAATAAAATAAAATAA
- a CDS encoding NAD-dependent epimerase/dehydratase family protein, with product MRKGPLEDDLQYIAKYLLQYEQLKETTVMVTGATGLIGVSVVRALIAVEGIHIIALVRNIEKANKLYSRHELDNIELIVGDITFPINVNKKVDWIFHCAAVTTSKLMIEKPVETLSTAIEGTKNILEFARKNECKSMVYISSMEMYGTFNNSDTEITEDKIGYINPLKVRSNYPESKRLCENMCVAYMKEYGVKVKIARLAQTFGAGILPGENRVFAQFAKSVISGRDIVLHTRGLSEGNYCYTRDCVLGLFTILLCGENGEAYNVANPKSHTTIAEMAHMVADKISNGKIKVIYDIPKDNVFGYAEDTKMKLNSDKLQALGWTPEIGLEDAYKRMIEQMKIEGI from the coding sequence ATGAGAAAAGGACCGCTAGAAGATGATTTGCAATATATAGCAAAATATCTGTTACAGTATGAGCAATTGAAGGAAACCACTGTTATGGTAACTGGAGCAACCGGGCTTATCGGAGTTTCAGTAGTAAGAGCGCTTATAGCTGTAGAAGGCATTCATATTATTGCACTAGTGAGAAATATTGAAAAAGCAAATAAATTATATAGTAGACATGAGTTGGACAATATTGAGCTTATTGTTGGTGATATCACATTTCCTATTAATGTTAATAAAAAAGTTGACTGGATCTTTCATTGTGCTGCTGTAACAACATCTAAATTAATGATTGAAAAACCAGTAGAGACATTATCTACAGCAATAGAGGGTACAAAAAATATTTTAGAATTTGCTCGTAAAAATGAATGTAAATCAATGGTATATATTTCATCAATGGAAATGTATGGAACATTTAATAATTCTGATACAGAGATAACAGAAGATAAGATTGGTTACATTAATCCATTGAAAGTACGTAGTAATTATCCTGAAAGTAAGCGGTTATGCGAAAATATGTGTGTTGCATATATGAAAGAATACGGAGTTAAAGTTAAGATTGCTAGGTTAGCACAAACGTTTGGCGCAGGAATTTTGCCAGGGGAGAATCGTGTATTTGCTCAATTTGCTAAAAGCGTTATCTCAGGAAGAGATATAGTATTGCATACGAGAGGATTATCGGAAGGAAATTATTGTTATACTCGAGATTGTGTTTTAGGATTATTTACAATTTTACTTTGCGGAGAAAATGGTGAAGCATATAATGTGGCAAATCCAAAATCACATACTACAATTGCAGAAATGGCGCATATGGTTGCGGATAAAATTTCAAATGGGAAAATTAAAGTAATATACGATATTCCTAAAGATAATGTATTTGGTTATGCAGAAGATACGAAAATGAAATTAAATTCTGATAAATTACAAGCTTTAGGGTGGACACCAGAAATAGGCTTAGAGGATGCATATAAGAGAATGATTGAACAGATGAAGATTGAGGGAATATAG
- a CDS encoding IspD/TarI family cytidylyltransferase — MNIAVIFAGGVGSRMHSKDRPKQFLEMYNKPIIIHTLEYFENHSMIDAIVIVCIKDWIPYLNKLLYKFRIEKVKSVVPGGETGQLSIYNGLKSAKQIAKDEKSIVLIHDGVRPLINEKVISDNIQSVIKYGSAITTAKVKETILVVNEGTATIDYVPSRNNSRVAKAPQSFWLDDILKAHEKALSEGEKNCIDSCTMMQRYGYDLYLIDGPGENIKITTPEDFYTMRAILEAKENEQIYGLE, encoded by the coding sequence ATGAATATTGCAGTGATTTTTGCTGGAGGTGTTGGAAGCCGTATGCATAGTAAAGATCGACCGAAACAGTTTCTTGAAATGTATAATAAACCAATAATAATACATACATTGGAATATTTTGAAAACCATTCTATGATAGATGCGATTGTGATTGTGTGTATAAAAGATTGGATTCCATATTTAAATAAACTTCTTTATAAATTTCGTATTGAAAAAGTAAAATCTGTAGTTCCTGGAGGGGAAACAGGTCAATTATCCATATACAATGGTCTTAAATCTGCAAAACAGATTGCAAAAGATGAAAAAAGCATTGTTTTAATTCATGATGGCGTTAGACCATTGATTAATGAGAAAGTAATTAGTGATAATATTCAATCGGTGATTAAATATGGTTCTGCAATCACAACAGCTAAAGTAAAAGAGACAATACTTGTTGTTAATGAGGGAACAGCAACAATTGATTATGTCCCAAGTCGGAACAATTCAAGAGTTGCCAAAGCTCCACAAAGTTTTTGGCTAGATGATATTTTGAAGGCTCATGAAAAAGCACTTTCAGAAGGTGAAAAAAATTGTATTGATTCTTGCACAATGATGCAAAGATATGGATATGATCTTTATTTGATTGATGGACCAGGAGAGAATATTAAAATTACAACACCAGAAGATTTTTATACTATGCGAGCTATTCTTGAAGCAAAAGAAAATGAGCAAATATATGGGCTTGAATAA
- a CDS encoding O-antigen polymerase yields the protein MFNLIVLILVTIVFLMFGYLITHADIFSPFCVFCEMFLIAEFLCLFFARMYKVEIHLNTILVISLGMISFGIVSAFFNMKRVDVRNYGELHSRNYISINYFIQLVFLILEFLVVFYHAKYIKDVVAAFGYSTSSIFDIAGKYHVITLFNYNNFIEKAVSASFIYRHGIVWITAYAYVLLYILINNLAVKKKIEIIQIIYLGIYAFDQMLSGGRTALFRMITAILIITVIRFGLNKRRNFTKLLFKIVGIIFGIILLLIGINMLLNRTGENSTLNLILESIYVYIGAPMQNLDTYLQGTRHTPELWGSQVFRNIYTYLGGKYGISQYLYQLDLPFLKHNGLNTGNVYTTFYQFYYDFGYDGIVPLMAIIALYFSCAYRKIYNNKPFTLIIYAYLFNDLIMLIFSDRFYETVASIGFVKHLLITFILYKVLIDKGVALEYRHGIKLKFKRQKKTVIPMGTN from the coding sequence ATGTTTAATCTTATAGTACTTATTTTAGTAACAATTGTATTTTTAATGTTTGGGTATTTAATTACTCATGCAGATATTTTTTCTCCATTTTGCGTTTTTTGTGAAATGTTTTTAATTGCAGAATTTTTGTGCCTTTTTTTTGCAAGGATGTATAAGGTAGAAATTCATTTGAATACTATTTTAGTAATTTCTTTAGGAATGATTTCATTTGGAATTGTTAGTGCTTTTTTTAACATGAAAAGAGTTGATGTTCGAAATTATGGAGAACTACATTCCAGAAATTATATTTCTATAAATTATTTTATTCAACTAGTATTTCTTATTTTGGAATTTCTAGTAGTGTTTTATCATGCTAAATATATAAAAGATGTTGTAGCAGCGTTTGGGTATAGTACTTCATCAATTTTTGATATAGCCGGCAAGTACCATGTCATTACACTGTTCAATTATAATAATTTTATTGAAAAGGCAGTCTCTGCATCTTTTATATATAGACATGGTATTGTTTGGATAACTGCATATGCATATGTATTGCTTTATATTTTAATTAATAATTTAGCCGTAAAGAAAAAAATAGAAATTATACAGATAATATATTTGGGAATTTATGCATTTGATCAGATGTTATCGGGTGGTAGAACTGCATTATTTAGGATGATAACTGCAATTTTGATAATAACGGTAATACGTTTTGGACTTAATAAACGTCGAAATTTTACAAAGTTATTATTTAAAATTGTAGGTATTATTTTTGGAATAATTTTATTACTTATCGGAATCAATATGCTTTTAAATCGTACGGGTGAGAATAGCACTTTAAATCTAATTCTGGAATCAATTTATGTATATATTGGAGCTCCAATGCAAAATTTGGATACGTATTTACAAGGAACTCGTCATACACCTGAATTGTGGGGAAGTCAGGTGTTTCGTAATATTTATACATACTTGGGGGGAAAATATGGAATAAGTCAATATTTATATCAATTAGATCTTCCATTTTTAAAACATAATGGCTTAAATACTGGTAATGTATATACTACCTTTTATCAGTTTTATTATGATTTTGGTTATGATGGTATTGTACCGCTTATGGCAATAATTGCTTTATATTTTAGTTGTGCATATAGAAAAATATATAACAATAAACCTTTTACACTAATAATATATGCATATTTATTTAACGATTTAATTATGTTGATTTTTTCAGATAGATTTTACGAAACGGTAGCATCAATAGGTTTTGTGAAGCACTTGTTAATCACATTTATATTATATAAGGTGTTGATTGATAAAGGAGTTGCATTGGAGTATAGACATGGGATTAAACTTAAATTCAAAAGGCAAAAGAAAACAGTAATACCAATGGGAACAAATTAG
- a CDS encoding galactofuranosyltransferase yields the protein MNYYVVETDKHKLIQKTAGVKARQDVETIFKWNNLKKIEIPCLIEGRENKTRLGKIKAHYDVYKLWNNALKKIKKNDWIYIQFPLLEHTMLFSLLIKKLEKRGIHTSIIIHDVEAIRFTLRNDVPLSRKIRMRFEEISSFKNCSKIVVHNEKMKSFMHEKWKIHKDKMDILEIFDYLVENYNEELLEKRNLSRKGPVIIAGALSKHKAGYIYNLPENCNFNLYGINFEREKASSNANFVGAFNPEELIYNLEGSFGLVWDGDSSATCTGVYGDYLKINNPHKTSMYLAAGIPVIIWEEAALANFIKKNHCGITIKSIDEIRNIIDNMCDEEYETLKTNACKIGGELRRGYFLKSAMKQSI from the coding sequence ATGAATTATTATGTTGTGGAAACCGATAAACATAAGTTGATACAAAAAACAGCTGGAGTTAAAGCCAGACAAGATGTAGAAACTATTTTTAAGTGGAATAATTTAAAAAAAATTGAGATTCCATGCCTGATAGAGGGACGTGAAAACAAAACAAGACTAGGAAAAATAAAAGCACATTATGATGTTTATAAGTTATGGAATAATGCATTAAAAAAAATAAAAAAAAATGATTGGATATATATTCAGTTTCCATTGTTAGAACATACAATGCTGTTTTCATTACTTATAAAAAAATTGGAAAAAAGAGGAATACATACTTCTATAATCATACATGACGTTGAGGCAATTCGTTTTACATTAAGAAATGATGTTCCATTATCTCGAAAAATTAGAATGAGATTTGAAGAAATTAGTTCATTTAAGAATTGCAGTAAAATCGTTGTGCATAATGAAAAAATGAAGTCATTTATGCATGAAAAATGGAAAATACATAAAGATAAAATGGACATATTAGAAATATTTGATTATTTAGTTGAGAATTATAATGAAGAATTATTAGAAAAGAGAAACTTAAGCAGAAAAGGTCCAGTTATCATAGCGGGGGCATTGAGTAAACACAAGGCTGGATATATATATAATTTACCGGAAAATTGTAACTTTAATTTATATGGGATTAATTTTGAGCGAGAAAAAGCTTCTTCAAATGCAAATTTTGTTGGGGCATTTAATCCAGAAGAATTAATTTATAATCTAGAAGGTAGTTTTGGCTTGGTCTGGGATGGAGACAGTAGTGCTACTTGTACTGGAGTTTATGGAGATTATCTTAAAATTAATAATCCGCATAAGACATCAATGTATTTAGCAGCAGGAATTCCTGTAATTATATGGGAAGAAGCTGCATTAGCAAATTTTATTAAGAAAAATCATTGTGGAATAACAATAAAGTCAATAGATGAAATTAGAAACATAATAGACAATATGTGCGATGAAGAATATGAAACATTAAAAACTAATGCATGCAAAATTGGTGGGGAATTAAGAAGAGGATATTTCTTAAAAAGTGCAATGAAACAAAGTATATAA
- a CDS encoding LicD family protein, with product MLGAVRHKGFIPWDDDVDLLMPRPDFDKLHDLLRRENIRPYYKLISLQMENSFWPFAKIIDTRTYVKNEYSNVDQHLWIDIFPMDGLPDDKEESDILLSKAEPLKKWINRCSATIGKGKGFVRSIVKIPMILFLRMYTPERFGRKLDKLAHQYDFDKQEYIGGVAWSLGPNERMKKKEYLPYNDVEFCGRKFHAPACWKFYLTQIYGDYMQLPPESKRINHEFDAYITE from the coding sequence TTGTTAGGAGCAGTACGCCATAAAGGTTTTATTCCATGGGATGATGATGTTGATTTATTAATGCCTCGTCCGGATTTTGATAAATTACATGATCTGTTAAGAAGAGAAAATATTCGACCATATTATAAATTAATTAGTCTGCAGATGGAAAACAGCTTTTGGCCATTTGCTAAAATTATTGATACAAGAACCTATGTGAAAAATGAATATTCAAATGTTGATCAACATTTGTGGATTGATATTTTTCCGATGGATGGTCTTCCAGATGATAAGGAAGAAAGTGATATATTGTTGAGTAAAGCGGAACCATTAAAAAAATGGATTAATCGGTGCAGTGCAACTATAGGAAAAGGAAAAGGTTTTGTACGAAGTATAGTTAAAATACCGATGATTCTTTTTTTGCGAATGTATACACCAGAAAGATTTGGGAGAAAATTAGATAAGCTGGCTCATCAGTATGATTTTGACAAACAGGAGTATATTGGTGGAGTTGCTTGGAGCTTGGGTCCTAACGAAAGAATGAAAAAGAAAGAATACTTACCATATAATGATGTGGAATTTTGTGGGAGAAAATTTCATGCGCCAGCATGTTGGAAGTTTTATTTGACACAAATATATGGAGACTATATGCAACTTCCGCCAGAAAGTAAGCGGATAAATCATGAGTTTGATGCTTATATTACGGAATGA
- a CDS encoding glycosyltransferase family 1 protein produces MYKILVFGMTENPGGVESVIMNYYHYMDKNTFHFDFLCNSYNKIAFEDEIISNGSQTFHFPARSKNYKKYKKELNDFFKNNAAKYDAIWVNVCSLANIDYLKMAKKYGVKRRIIHSHNSQNMDSRLRGILHQYNKKRIAYYATDFWSCSKEASEWFYDSSIIKKSIIISNAIDVEKYCFDDVKRKKLRRDLKWEENYVIGNIGRLHFQKNQMFILDIFEKLIKKEPKVRLILIGDGEDRTKLEKEIDKKKLNKYVYMAGIQKDICGWLSTFDLFLFPSKFEGLSVAAMEAQANGVPMLASDSVIPKEVKINPSFIFWNLENSAESWAEEILNIKANINRVSQKEIVDNFTMRGYEIHTEAKKLEKLLLNGVVNKLV; encoded by the coding sequence ATGTATAAAATATTAGTTTTTGGTATGACAGAAAATCCAGGTGGGGTAGAGAGTGTTATTATGAATTACTATCATTACATGGACAAGAATACCTTCCATTTTGATTTTTTATGTAATTCATATAATAAAATCGCTTTCGAAGATGAAATTATTTCCAATGGATCACAAACATTTCATTTTCCTGCGAGAAGTAAGAATTATAAAAAATACAAAAAAGAATTAAATGATTTTTTTAAAAATAATGCCGCTAAGTATGATGCAATATGGGTGAATGTGTGTAGTCTTGCCAATATTGATTATTTAAAAATGGCAAAAAAATATGGGGTAAAAAGAAGAATTATACATAGCCATAATTCTCAAAATATGGATAGTAGATTAAGAGGAATTTTACATCAATATAATAAAAAAAGAATTGCTTATTACGCAACGGATTTTTGGAGCTGCTCAAAAGAAGCTTCGGAATGGTTTTATGATTCTTCAATAATAAAAAAATCTATTATTATCAGTAATGCAATAGACGTAGAAAAATATTGTTTTGATGATGTGAAGCGAAAAAAATTGCGGCGAGATTTGAAGTGGGAAGAAAATTATGTCATAGGAAATATAGGAAGGTTACATTTCCAAAAAAATCAAATGTTTATTTTAGACATATTTGAAAAACTTATAAAAAAAGAACCAAAAGTAAGATTGATTTTAATAGGTGATGGAGAAGACAGGACAAAGCTCGAAAAAGAGATTGATAAAAAGAAACTAAATAAGTATGTATATATGGCCGGAATTCAGAAAGACATATGTGGATGGTTGAGTACATTCGATCTGTTTTTATTTCCATCTAAATTTGAAGGACTCAGCGTGGCTGCGATGGAAGCTCAGGCAAATGGAGTACCTATGTTAGCATCTGACAGCGTAATTCCTAAAGAAGTTAAAATTAATCCATCATTTATATTTTGGAATTTGGAAAATTCAGCGGAGTCTTGGGCAGAAGAAATTTTAAATATCAAAGCAAATATAAACCGAGTGTCCCAAAAGGAGATAGTGGATAATTTTACAATGCGAGGATACGAAATTCATACTGAAGCAAAAAAATTAGAAAAATTATTGTTGAATGGTGTGGTGAATAAATTAGTTTAA
- a CDS encoding glycosyltransferase family 2 protein, with protein MNEKILMSYIIPAYNAADTLERAVESITHTCNMEKCEILIVENGSTDYTNSVALKLIQKYGENVKLIHSKKGVSIARNEGLKNAGGEWIVFVDADDYIVSKSKKYIYEDILNAKADLYVYSYEIGNRANYINNKEEKTYYFNDSAENMKLEMIANPTKFMQVWGKIFRKSIIYENRIGFNTKMQLSEDSDFTLHYLMHCSRISISDTIFYHYSIDNESTMRSNADKKVLQYIEAMNITSKYIEKQHENVQLAFNDYILMHLNIACVRGIFCVNNKENYVKKIEHTKKIINTPVFKDAIKKFHIKNNFSVRTLPVFFMKYKLVHIASIIYIVRAYQNYIYEKSRN; from the coding sequence ATGAATGAAAAAATACTAATGTCATATATTATTCCAGCATATAATGCGGCTGATACATTAGAAAGAGCTGTGGAAAGTATTACACATACTTGTAACATGGAGAAATGTGAAATATTGATTGTTGAAAATGGATCAACTGATTACACCAATAGCGTTGCATTAAAATTAATTCAAAAATATGGAGAGAATGTTAAACTAATTCATTCGAAAAAAGGAGTGTCAATAGCTAGAAATGAAGGATTGAAAAACGCCGGAGGAGAATGGATTGTCTTTGTCGATGCAGATGATTATATAGTATCTAAAAGCAAAAAATATATTTACGAAGATATATTAAATGCTAAAGCGGATTTATATGTATATAGTTACGAGATTGGTAATAGAGCAAATTATATAAACAACAAAGAAGAGAAAACATATTATTTTAATGACTCCGCAGAAAACATGAAGTTGGAAATGATCGCAAATCCGACAAAATTTATGCAGGTTTGGGGAAAGATTTTTAGGAAAAGCATTATTTATGAAAATAGAATTGGCTTTAATACAAAAATGCAGCTTTCAGAGGATAGTGATTTTACATTACATTATTTAATGCATTGTTCCAGAATCAGCATAAGTGATACGATATTTTACCATTATTCTATAGACAATGAGTCTACGATGAGAAGTAACGCAGATAAAAAAGTGCTTCAATACATTGAAGCTATGAATATAACGAGTAAGTATATTGAAAAACAACATGAAAATGTACAATTGGCATTTAATGATTATATTTTGATGCATTTAAATATAGCCTGTGTTAGAGGTATATTTTGCGTTAATAATAAAGAAAATTATGTAAAAAAAATAGAGCATACAAAAAAAATTATAAATACACCTGTATTCAAAGATGCGATAAAAAAGTTCCATATAAAGAATAATTTTTCAGTGAGAACATTGCCTGTTTTTTTTATGAAATATAAATTGGTTCATATTGCAAGTATTATATATATTGTGCGGGCATATCAAAATTATATTTACGAAAAAAGTAGAAATTAA